The Polyangium mundeleinium genome contains the following window.
AGAACTCGGCAAGACCCCGCAGCGAGCAATCGACCGGGCGCACACGTGCTCAACGCCTTATCGGCATCCCAGCAGAACTCGGTTCGCGTCGCCCATCGGAGTCTATGCCCTGGAAGGCACGTGCTCAACGCCTTATCGGCATCCCAGCAGAACTCGGCCACAGTTCGGCGGCTGGGCTCGTCGGCTCGGACGAGGCGTGCTCAACGCCTTATCGGCATCCCAGCAGAACTCGGCGTCCTGCTCGCCTACGACGAGCGGCTGCGCGGCAGGTGCTCAACGCCTTATCGGCATCCCAGCAGAACTCGGCGAGCACGCGCGAGCGCGTCGGCACCGAATTCGATCGGTGCTCAACGCCTTATCGGCATCCCAGCAGAACTCGGAACGGAATCAAGTCATCCAAGGCATCGTCGAGGTGTGCTCAACGCCTTATCGGCATCCCAGCAGAACTCGGAACGTGGGCCGTTGGCTTCAATCGCACACGCGAGGAGTGCTCAACGCCTTATCGGCATCCCAGCAGAACTCGGAGGTAGCGTTCCCGTCCACGACGCGCCCTCCAGTACTAGTGCTCAACGCCTTATCGGCATCCCAGCAGAACTCGGCCTACCGTGATGTCTGCCAGCGTGTTTTCGGCTCGGAAGTGCTCAACGCCTTATCGGCATCCCAGCAGAACTCGGATTGTGCCGCTGGCCGTGAACAACAATGCGATGTTGTGCTCAACGCCTTATCGGCATCCCAGCAGAACTCGGTCCGTTACGGGCAAGCCGTTGCGTTCCAGTTGGTCGAGGTGCTCAACGCCTTATCGGCATCCCAGCAGAACTCGGTCCCCACCCCCGTAGCCCTGGAAACTCCACGGGAATCTGGACCCCTTTGCAAGCACCTTCGCTCCTACCGGCTCCTCGCCCTCTCCACCGTGCTCCACCACCGCGCAACCCTCCGTCTTCACGCCTCTTCTCTCTGATCAAGCACCTCCGCGCCTCCATCTTGGTTGTCAAACACCAACGAGATCGGACACTTGACGCTCTGCATGGACCTTCCCGGGGGCCGGTTGGTACCCACCCCCGGAGATCCTTGATCCGCCCGATCCCTCCGTCCACGCTCCTCCCCTCCTACACGATCTTGGCCGGGGCGTCATCCACCACCCACACGTCCTTCCGGTTTCGCATCACCATCCTCGCCACGCATGCCGAGCACAGCGGCACGAACAGAAGACTGTCCTCCGCGTCCAGCACCTTCTCCAGCTCCCACCGCAGCTCCTCCAGCCGCCGCACCGACAGCCAGCACCGGAACACCGAGTATTGAACCCGCGTCCCGTACCCCCGCAGCACCTTGTATCCCTTGCGCCATCGCTTCGGATCTCGGATGTCGTACGACACCAGATACCATGACTTCGCCTCGCTCATCGCGCCCTTCTTTCCCCCGCGGCCTCACCGCAGCCTGAATTTCGCGAACAACCCCGGCGCCCCGCACCACTCCTTCTCCAGGAGCCTCGCCTCCAGCTCGATCATTCGGCCGTACGACAGCGAATACCCCACCACCGAATGCTTCCACTCCTCCGCTCGTCGCCGCTCGTACACCTCCACGAGCTTCCGTTTCCCCGCCGCGCTCAGCCATATCCGCGGACCCGTCACTGAAAAATCTTCCTCCGGGTCCCATTGCCCCCGCCGGATCGACCCCAGCACCGCCATGTCCACCAGCGGCACCCGGAACAGCTCCATCAGGTCCAGCGAGAGCGGCGGCGCCGAGCTTCTCGGCCGATGATAAAACCCGAACGCCGGCTCCAGCCCCACGCTCGTCAGCGCCGTCGTCACGTCCGAAAGTAGAAGCGCATAACCGAACCCGAGCAGCGCGCTCACCCGGTCTCGCGGTGGCCTCCGCGTCCGCCCCGCGTACCGCAGCCGCTCATCCACCTCCCCGAGCAGCACGTTCCACGTCGAGAAATACGCCGCGGCCCCGGCGCCCTCGTTTCCGAGCAGCTCCTCCACCGTCCCTGCGGCGTGCGCTCCTCGAACCGCCCGCCGCATCCCGTCGAGCATTTCCTCCACCGCGGCCGGCCTCGCCCTCTCTCCTCGCGTCGACCGCAGCACGAACCGGAGCTGACCTTCGAGCTTCGCGCCCACCAGCCGCCGCGCCAGATCCAGCGCGAAGCCCTCTTTTCCGAGGGCCTCGTATTGACGGATGCGCCGCTGCACCGACCCCGCCCCGGCGGAGAGCGAACCGATGAACCGCCCCCCTGTCGTCACCCATGACACCCCCACCTCCCGCTCCGCGCAGAGGTGCAGCGCTTGCGTCGAGATCTGCGCGCCGCCGTGCAGCACCACGTGCCTCGTCGACCTCGACGGCACGCGCGTCTCCTCGCCCTCGCGTGGCGTCACCACGAGCTCGTCACCACTTCGGCCCACGCGCGCGCCGTGCGTCGTCACGTGCAGCGCTTGCCGGTCATCGTCCTTGGGTGTGAGACGCGGAGGCTCGCGCGCCTCGTCTTTTGCCAGCCGCTCCTCCTCTGGCAGGCATACCGGCGCGAGCGAGCAATGCGTGCAG
Protein-coding sequences here:
- the cas2 gene encoding CRISPR-associated endonuclease Cas2, giving the protein MSEAKSWYLVSYDIRDPKRWRKGYKVLRGYGTRVQYSVFRCWLSVRRLEELRWELEKVLDAEDSLLFVPLCSACVARMVMRNRKDVWVVDDAPAKIV
- a CDS encoding type I-MYXAN CRISPR-associated endonuclease Cas4/Cas1, whose translation is MDGSGDGAPLRVMALHALAYCERLFFLEEVEEIRVADARVYAGRTLHAELAREEGDGPSERFVLESEALGLRGEVDALRRRDGRWIPYEHKRGRCKRGEGKEAPEAWPSDRLQVGAYAMLVEEATGEVVPEGRLRYHADNVTVRVAVDEALRAEVRAAIQRGRALRGTVERPPVTPNERLCTHCSLAPVCLPEEERLAKDEAREPPRLTPKDDDRQALHVTTHGARVGRSGDELVVTPREGEETRVPSRSTRHVVLHGGAQISTQALHLCAEREVGVSWVTTGGRFIGSLSAGAGSVQRRIRQYEALGKEGFALDLARRLVGAKLEGQLRFVLRSTRGERARPAAVEEMLDGMRRAVRGAHAAGTVEELLGNEGAGAAAYFSTWNVLLGEVDERLRYAGRTRRPPRDRVSALLGFGYALLLSDVTTALTSVGLEPAFGFYHRPRSSAPPLSLDLMELFRVPLVDMAVLGSIRRGQWDPEEDFSVTGPRIWLSAAGKRKLVEVYERRRAEEWKHSVVGYSLSYGRMIELEARLLEKEWCGAPGLFAKFRLR